One bacterium genomic region harbors:
- a CDS encoding alpha/beta fold hydrolase, whose amino-acid sequence MRKKLSLFSTRLLSAVLFLVLLLSASWCTGEEIEFTFRSSFDQTEQKAVAYIPNVCRTRTTSPLLVVAHYMGGNRFTGARTGYYPECDARGYLLVCPELHGKRTSGETSCAALEAQHDIIDAITYMKQNYSVDSSKVYIVGRSMGGMLAAVMAAKYPDLFAAAVAGQGVMDLKLFTETTIPSLIGSVERECGPYSEATRFDYERRSAVSYAPNFQYVPLMMWHGTNDTWVPPEQSEHLTETIRRFYRFQPDVFWLHGAAHCPTNFTASWVCDRLTYYENKCESGFETPTRFFPELTLVTDEAKRFFWLDITPAQENSFARIHASLKDDVLSVNVENISQVSIDLDSVSKLVRVSRFEVTTDAPLKLTIVRNGKVLFETAADKKISGALPDKLFEK is encoded by the coding sequence ATGCGGAAAAAATTATCTCTATTCAGCACACGATTATTATCTGCCGTACTATTCCTTGTGCTTTTACTTTCTGCCTCATGGTGCACGGGAGAAGAGATTGAATTCACTTTTCGCAGTTCATTCGACCAGACAGAGCAGAAAGCAGTCGCATACATCCCCAATGTCTGCCGGACCCGCACTACCAGTCCGCTCCTCGTGGTTGCCCACTACATGGGCGGGAACCGTTTTACCGGAGCCCGGACGGGGTATTATCCCGAATGCGATGCCCGAGGTTACCTTCTCGTATGCCCCGAGCTCCACGGGAAGCGGACCAGCGGCGAGACTTCCTGCGCCGCGCTTGAAGCCCAGCATGATATCATCGATGCGATAACCTACATGAAACAGAACTACAGCGTCGATTCCTCGAAAGTATACATCGTCGGCCGGTCGATGGGCGGCATGCTCGCCGCGGTCATGGCGGCGAAATATCCCGACCTGTTTGCTGCCGCTGTGGCCGGTCAGGGAGTCATGGACCTCAAATTGTTTACCGAGACAACGATTCCCTCTCTGATAGGGAGCGTGGAGCGCGAATGCGGCCCGTATTCCGAAGCAACGCGATTCGATTACGAGCGGCGGTCGGCTGTTTCATATGCACCGAATTTCCAATACGTACCCCTCATGATGTGGCATGGCACCAACGATACATGGGTACCGCCAGAACAATCGGAACATCTCACCGAGACCATACGCCGGTTTTACCGCTTTCAACCCGATGTTTTCTGGCTCCATGGTGCAGCGCACTGCCCGACGAATTTTACCGCATCATGGGTCTGCGACCGTCTCACATACTACGAAAACAAGTGCGAATCGGGTTTTGAAACGCCCACGCGTTTCTTCCCGGAGCTGACACTGGTGACCGACGAGGCAAAACGCTTCTTCTGGCTCGATATCACTCCGGCCCAAGAAAACTCATTCGCACGGATTCACGCGTCTCTCAAAGACGATGTCCTTTCCGTCAACGTCGAGAACATCAGCCAGGTGAGCATCGATCTCGACTCCGTCTCGAAGCTTGTCAGGGTTTCACGGTTCGAGGTCACCACCGATGCACCGCTGAAACTCACCATCGTAAGGAACGGAAAGGTACTGTTCGAAACCGCAGCGGATAAAAAAATATCCGGAGCGCTGCCGGATAAGCTGTTTGAGAAATAA